A region of Deltaproteobacteria bacterium DNA encodes the following proteins:
- the araA gene encoding L-arabinose isomerase: MSKKELNCTEVWLLTGTQHLYGDETLKQVSTNANEIVNYFNSNVELPIKIVCKNILTNSESIKAACLEANANADCIGIIAWMHTFSPAKMWIAGLVQLKKPFAHLHTQYHREIPWDKIDMDFMNLNQSAHGDREFGFISARLRQRRKVIVGHWRDDDVAYELDNWMRAALAYADGQKLKIARIGGMNMRDVAVTGGDRVEAQIQLGWSINGYGVSDLVEHIKAVSESDITTVIEQYESQYNLMPILQKNAERHQELRESARQEIGLQTFLNEGNFKAFTTTFEDLYGLEQLPGLACQRLMAAGYGFGAEGDWKTAALVRAMKVMSQGLSGGVSFMEDYTYHLVPNDELVLGAHMLEVCPSIAAERPALEIHPLGIGGKKDPCRLIFAAALGSAINVSLIDMGGRMRLIMGELDVVAPQHPMPKLPVAYALWRPRPDFKQGCQAWILSGGSHHASFAQALDPKIIEDYATMVGIELISINSETKIRELKQELFLNDMAYRLSR, from the coding sequence ATGTCTAAAAAAGAGCTTAATTGTACTGAAGTTTGGTTGCTCACGGGTACTCAACATTTATATGGTGATGAAACTTTAAAGCAAGTTTCAACCAATGCTAATGAGATAGTTAACTATTTTAATAGCAATGTTGAACTACCGATTAAAATAGTATGCAAAAATATACTTACTAATTCAGAAAGTATTAAGGCTGCATGCCTTGAAGCCAATGCAAATGCTGACTGTATAGGCATCATTGCCTGGATGCATACTTTTTCACCCGCAAAGATGTGGATCGCAGGTTTAGTGCAGCTAAAAAAACCATTTGCTCATCTACATACCCAGTATCATCGCGAGATACCTTGGGACAAAATCGATATGGATTTTATGAATTTAAATCAGTCGGCTCATGGTGACCGCGAGTTTGGTTTTATCAGTGCACGATTACGTCAGAGGCGAAAGGTAATAGTTGGCCATTGGCGTGATGATGATGTTGCATATGAGTTAGATAATTGGATGCGAGCAGCACTAGCTTATGCCGATGGGCAAAAACTTAAAATTGCTCGTATAGGTGGAATGAATATGCGCGATGTTGCAGTTACCGGTGGTGATCGTGTTGAAGCGCAGATTCAACTTGGCTGGTCGATTAATGGCTATGGGGTAAGTGATTTAGTCGAACACATTAAAGCCGTAAGTGAGAGTGATATTACTACAGTTATTGAACAGTATGAGTCACAATACAATTTAATGCCAATACTGCAAAAAAATGCTGAGCGTCATCAAGAGTTGCGCGAGTCGGCTCGGCAAGAAATTGGTCTACAAACTTTTCTTAATGAAGGTAATTTTAAAGCCTTCACGACAACGTTTGAAGATTTATATGGACTCGAACAATTGCCAGGCCTAGCATGCCAACGTTTAATGGCTGCAGGTTATGGTTTTGGGGCTGAGGGTGATTGGAAAACTGCGGCTTTAGTACGTGCTATGAAAGTTATGTCTCAAGGGTTATCTGGCGGTGTATCATTTATGGAGGATTATACCTATCACTTGGTACCGAATGATGAACTAGTACTCGGTGCACATATGCTTGAGGTATGTCCATCTATTGCGGCTGAGCGTCCTGCACTTGAAATACATCCATTAGGTATAGGGGGTAAAAAAGATCCATGCCGTTTAATTTTTGCGGCAGCACTAGGGTCGGCTATTAATGTGAGTTTAATTGATATGGGTGGACGTATGCGTCTCATTATGGGAGAGCTCGATGTCGTGGCCCCACAGCATCCCATGCCTAAGTTACCGGTGGCATACGCCTTATGGCGTCCACGGCCTGATTTCAAACAGGGATGTCAGGCTTGGATATTATCAGGAGGATCGCATCATGCGAGTTTTGCACAGGCGCTCGATCCCAAGATAATTGAAGACTATGCCACCATGGTCGGCATCGAGCTTATCTCTATTAATAGTGAAACAAAAATTCGTGAGTTAAAGCAGGAATTATTTTTAAACGATATGGCTTATCGCTTGTCTCGCTAA
- a CDS encoding ribulokinase gives MADEAYVVGIDFGTDSARTVIVDAHDGTIVSISVSNYPRWSTGLYCDASVNQFRQHPYDYLESMEVSVKSALKQAGKAVTNKIKGIAVDTTGSTPVLADGQGQPLALLPAFSENPNAMFMLWKDHTAVVEAELINELVGNWQPCDYLKYVGGLYSAEWFWAKALHIFNIDKAIEKTAVTLIEHCDWIPMVLTGISDINQIKRSRCAAGHKALWHKEFNGYPANDFLAKLHPSFPKLVSTFGTQTYTADQPFAIICRTWADKLGLANDVIVAVGAFDAHMGAVGGGIGPHSLLKVIGTSTCDMLVTPKPPAGESEIFVPGICGQVDGSIIPGMIGYEAGQSAFGDVYAWFKNILEWPLKEVLPSLAITDSVTQQTISDTLSKRILVDLEACAQSLDLQENTLVSIDWMNGRRTPDANHRLKGAICGISLGTDAPRIFKSLVEATAYGSRAITSRFKKAGVRIDDVIAIGGVATKSSFAMQVLADVLNLKVIVPSGEQSVALGAAMFAATAAGLYPCVEEAQKAMVCKKQTIYQPNVANINIYDKLYRKYEKMGTYIEQDYIDKS, from the coding sequence ATGGCCGATGAAGCATATGTGGTGGGTATTGATTTTGGCACTGATTCGGCCAGAACTGTTATTGTTGACGCTCATGATGGAACAATTGTTAGTATTTCTGTCTCAAATTATCCACGTTGGTCAACAGGTCTTTATTGTGATGCCAGCGTAAATCAATTTCGACAACATCCATATGATTATCTTGAAAGTATGGAGGTATCGGTTAAGTCTGCATTGAAACAGGCGGGTAAAGCTGTAACTAATAAAATTAAAGGTATTGCAGTTGATACAACAGGATCAACGCCGGTGCTCGCTGATGGGCAGGGACAACCACTCGCCCTCTTACCTGCCTTCAGCGAGAACCCTAATGCTATGTTTATGCTTTGGAAAGACCACACGGCAGTCGTTGAAGCTGAATTAATCAATGAACTCGTCGGTAATTGGCAACCTTGTGATTATTTAAAATACGTTGGTGGTTTATATTCTGCCGAATGGTTTTGGGCAAAAGCTCTTCATATTTTTAATATAGACAAAGCGATAGAAAAAACCGCGGTTACATTGATTGAACATTGTGATTGGATTCCGATGGTACTTACTGGTATATCGGATATAAATCAAATCAAACGTAGTCGTTGTGCTGCTGGTCATAAAGCTTTGTGGCACAAAGAATTTAATGGCTATCCAGCAAATGATTTTTTAGCAAAACTGCATCCTAGTTTTCCTAAATTGGTATCTACCTTCGGTACCCAGACATATACTGCTGATCAGCCATTTGCAATTATTTGCAGAACTTGGGCTGACAAGCTCGGACTTGCTAATGATGTCATTGTTGCAGTTGGTGCTTTTGATGCACATATGGGTGCAGTTGGTGGGGGTATAGGTCCACATAGTCTGCTTAAGGTTATAGGTACTAGCACTTGTGACATGCTTGTAACGCCTAAACCACCCGCCGGTGAAAGTGAAATTTTTGTTCCTGGTATATGTGGCCAGGTTGACGGTTCAATTATACCAGGTATGATTGGGTATGAAGCCGGACAATCGGCTTTCGGTGATGTTTACGCATGGTTTAAAAATATTTTAGAGTGGCCTTTAAAAGAAGTTCTTCCTTCATTAGCTATTACTGATAGCGTAACACAGCAGACAATAAGTGATACGCTTAGCAAGCGTATACTTGTAGATTTAGAAGCATGTGCGCAATCGCTTGACCTGCAAGAAAATACTCTAGTCTCTATTGATTGGATGAATGGTCGTCGTACACCTGACGCCAATCATCGTCTTAAAGGAGCTATATGTGGCATATCATTAGGTACTGATGCTCCACGAATCTTTAAAAGCTTAGTTGAAGCTACCGCATATGGATCTAGGGCTATTACTTCTCGTTTTAAAAAAGCTGGCGTGCGAATTGATGATGTTATCGCAATTGGTGGAGTGGCTACTAAAAGTTCTTTTGCTATGCAGGTTTTAGCTGATGTGCTGAATCTTAAAGTTATAGTACCAAGTGGAGAGCAATCAGTTGCATTAGGTGCCGCGATGTTTGCTGCTACAGCAGCAGGTCTTTATCCCTGTGTTGAAGAAGCACAAAAAGCTATGGTCTGCAAAAAGCAAACTATCTATCAACCCAATGTCGCAAATATTAATATTTATGACAAACTATATAGAAAGTATGAAAAAATGGGTACATACATTGAACAAGATTATATTGACAAGAGCTAA